One genomic segment of Ferrimonas sp. YFM includes these proteins:
- a CDS encoding Lrp/AsnC family transcriptional regulator has translation MARKLSEFADGSSAVTDRRKPMPQTLDSFDQAILAELRLDARQSVAAIADKVNLARSSVSERIKKLEQRGVIRGYRAQIQQSMLSGISAYFEIIHEDKSCLDIIDVIRQIPEVMSCHGISGHIDLLVFVKMDSMQRLHEIRAEINDLPSVVKITTHVVMNEWL, from the coding sequence ATGGCACGCAAACTATCGGAGTTTGCCGACGGATCGTCGGCAGTCACCGACAGGAGAAAACCGATGCCTCAAACCCTGGACTCATTCGATCAGGCGATCCTGGCGGAGCTGCGCCTGGATGCCCGTCAGTCGGTGGCCGCCATCGCTGATAAGGTTAACCTGGCGCGCTCCTCGGTGTCAGAGCGGATCAAGAAGCTGGAGCAGCGCGGGGTGATCCGCGGTTACCGGGCCCAGATCCAGCAATCCATGCTGTCGGGGATCAGCGCCTACTTCGAGATCATCCATGAGGATAAGAGCTGCCTGGACATCATCGACGTGATTCGTCAGATCCCCGAGGTGATGAGTTGTCATGGCATCAGCGGCCACATCGACCTGCTGGTGTTCGTCAAGATGGACTCCATGCAGCGCCTCCATGAGATCCGCGCCGAGATCAACGATCTTCCCTCGGTGGTGAAGATCACCACCCATGTTGTGATGAACGAGTGGCTCTAA
- a CDS encoding ACP phosphodiesterase has product MNFLAHLHLAHITDTSLAGALAGDLVKGPIDHLPHPLQQGIWLHRQLDSHIDAQPQMQALKALFPRPYRRTAGILLDMAFDHQLASHWSGYHHDSLEHFCQQSYHALLTDPQLPQVGHRLVTNMARGDWLGSYRYREGITLAVNGISRRLSRPQLLEGGDTVLWQHQDAILGTFEELYPQMMDYARRRAQEWPRG; this is encoded by the coding sequence ATGAACTTCCTTGCTCACCTGCATCTGGCTCACATCACCGACACCAGTCTGGCCGGCGCCCTGGCCGGGGATCTGGTCAAGGGCCCCATCGACCACCTGCCCCACCCTCTGCAGCAGGGGATCTGGCTGCACCGTCAGCTGGACAGCCACATCGATGCCCAACCACAGATGCAGGCCCTCAAGGCGCTGTTCCCCCGCCCCTACCGGCGTACCGCCGGCATCCTGCTGGACATGGCCTTCGACCACCAACTGGCCAGCCACTGGTCCGGTTATCACCACGATTCCCTGGAGCACTTTTGCCAGCAGAGCTACCACGCCCTGCTGACCGACCCCCAGCTTCCTCAGGTCGGCCACCGACTGGTGACCAACATGGCCAGGGGCGACTGGCTGGGCAGTTATCGCTACCGTGAGGGGATCACCCTGGCGGTCAACGGGATCAGCCGCCGCCTGAGCCGGCCGCAGCTGCTGGAAGGGGGGGATACGGTGCTGTGGCAACACCAGGACGCCATCTTAGGCACCTTCGAAGAGCTCTACCCTCAGATGATGGACTACGCCCGCCGGCGAGCGCAGGAGTGGCCCAGGGGCTAA